A stretch of Solea senegalensis isolate Sse05_10M linkage group LG10, IFAPA_SoseM_1, whole genome shotgun sequence DNA encodes these proteins:
- the LOC122775705 gene encoding cadherin-related family member 5 isoform X1 translates to MACLPELRWTGAEAVFCSLLILLHVFTATGMSGWGGGCLDGQDVFTRITENSRSGEVVAELRVKEVEWTLEGQDAGWFFLDERHIRLNVSADRPLDREVLGPLLMANLICSYEDTLQIAYRIAVEIMNENDNAPVFAENTTLFFTISELTPVNSVAFTVQAVDADKDHIIYSIDQTSPDAEYFKVDVPTSGKVILSKPLDYETKNLLTVTIHAVEMNTAESYETTANVSIQIVDADDQYPQFLPCSLLLQHETSHICTSPVYTVNVTEGEEDIVLEFSPGPIYAVDGDRGIRTPVSYAILSGDDEGRFLMDRQTGAMRLIRGVIDRIPTPMLHLQVMAYQDNDPRKYAVATVTVRILATNLFNPEFDSAEYHGFVTAGKSHASLVNTYGDKVLMLHVQDRDFQHGFNPMMSYTFSPTSNHTNIYQVTEEGLLIARTNQLTPKHKHVIEVKAIDQESGDAAFTTVVIEVLSEGQPVPHSPVREQRLTGCTVGKAFFLSMVMMTVFGCVVYMVMWLKKRQKGKRNPLERGCVAEGKHPNVSLRCFQLVSHGGATPQMEVGSFNSEEYGSCNPSLSFPGNPGIPGFSTTHQDPPSCQGLVPPITTAAPNTTAIPMEGVSSHVTLYCCDSTATKSSPTFHVATVATHEENLDSSAPIMPVEPPAPPPDTRPKPTTPNSQADPVTSPFSWSSANLSHTQVSSAEPSHKPRVKTPPCSPLRSSPLPERVTTPPPPTPELPPPVTPPVTPPSTSLDHTDQSEHRRSQRVEDEEDIGVPGAEDADKDDGDELESDEEELLRVMARCNPIFISFTK, encoded by the exons ATGGCTTGCCTCCCTGAACTGAGGTGGACTGGAGCTGAGGCTGTGTTCTGCTCACTGCTgatcctcctgcatgtgttcacAGCCACAG GGATGTCAGGGTGGGGTGGTGGATGTTTGGATGGTCAGGATGTCTTCACGAGGATAACAGAAAACAGCCGTTCAGGAGAGGTCGTGGCTGAGCTCAGGGTGAAGGAGGTGGAGTGGACACTGGAGGGACAGGACGCGGGGTGGTTCTTCTTGGATGAAAGACATATCCGGCTGAACGTATCAGCTGACAGGCCTCTGGACCGAGAG GTCCTCGGTCCCCTCCTCATGGCCAATCTCATATGTTCTTACGAGGACACACTTCAA ATCGCGTACAGGATCGCTGTGGAGATTATGAACGAGAATGACAACGCACCCGTGTTTGCAGAAAACACCACTCTGTTTTTTACCATCAGTGAG CTAACTCCTGTGAACAGTGTGGCCTTCACTGTCCAGGCGGTCGACGCAGATAAAGACCACATCATTTACTCCATCGACCAGACTTCg CCTGATGCTGAGTATTTCAAGGTTGACGTCCCAACCAGTGGAAAAGTCATCCTGTCCAAACCTCTGGACTATGAGACTAAGAATCTGCTCACTGTGACCATCCACGCAGTG GAAATGAACACAGCAGAGAGTTACGAGACCACCGCCAACGTCTCCATCCAGATCGTGGACGCAGATGACCAGTACCCACAGTTCTTACCCTGCTCGCTGCTTCTCCAACATGAGACCAGTCACATCTGCACCAGCCCTGTGTACACAGTCAATGtaacagagggggaggag gACATTGTACTGGAGTTCTCTCCTGGTCCCATTTATGCAGTGGATGGAGACAGAGGAATCAGAACTCCTGTCAGCTATGCTATACTCTCAG GAGACGATGAAGGCCGTTTcctgatggacagacagacaggagcgATGAGACTGATTCGGGGAGTCATCGACAGAATCCCAACTCCAATGCTGCACCTTCAGGTCATG GCATACCAGGATAATGACCCTAGGAAATATGCTGTTGCCACAGTGACAGTCCGAATTCTGGCCACAAACCTCTTTAATCCAGAGTTTGACAGTGCAGAATATCATGGATTTGTAACAGCTGGAAAGAGCCATGCCTCTCTGGTCAACACCTACGGTGACAAAGTGTTGATGTTACATGTTCAAGACCGGGATTTtcagcat GGCTTCAATCCCATGATGTCCTACACCTTCAGTCCCACATCCAATCACACAAACATCTACCAGGTCACAGAGGAGGGGCTTCTGATTGCCAGGACCAATCAGCTtacaccaaaacacaaacatgttattGAG GTGAAAGCTATAGACCAAGAGTCAGGTGATGCTGCCTTTACGACTGTAGTGATCGAGGTGTTGTCTGAGGGACAACCAG TTCCTCATAGTCCAGTGAGAGAGCAGCGCCTGACAGGCTGTACTGTGGGCAAAGCCTTCTTCCTGAGCATGGTGATGATGACGGTGTTTGGATGTGTCGTTTACATGGTGATGTGGCTGAAGAAGAGACAAAAGGGGAAGAGGAACCCACTGGAGAGAGGCTGTGTTGCTGAGGGCAAACACCCCAACGTG AGTTTACGGTGCTTCCAACTG GTGAGTCATGGAGGTGCTACGCCTCAAATGGAGGTGGGATCCTTCAACAGTGAAGAATACGGAAGCTGCAATCCTTCCTTAAGCTTCCCTGGTAACCCTGGTATCCCTGGTTTCAGCACCACCCACCAGGATCCGCCCTCCTGCCAAGGACTTGTTCCACCTATAACCACTGCTGCACCCAACACCACCGCCATCCCCATGGAAGGTGTGTCCAGCCACGTCACGCTCTATTGCTGCGATTCCACGGCAACCAAAAGCTCTCCCACCTTCCACGTAGCCACTGTGGCTACACACGAAGAAAACCTGGACTCCTCAGCACCTATCATGCCCGTGGAACCTCCTGCTCCACCACCTGACACCCGTCCCAAACCAACAACTCCAAACTCACAAGCAGACCCCGTCACCAGCCCGTTCTCGTGGTCCAGTGCTAACTTAAGCCACACCCAAGTTTCTTCAGCCGAACCTTCTCACAAACCTCGTGTGAAGACGCCCCCATGTTCACCTTTACGGTCCTCACCCCTCCCAGAGCGGGTCActaccccacccccacccaccccagaGCTACCCCCTCCAGTAACACCACCTGTGACTCCACCCAGCACCTCACTGGACCACACAGACCAATCAGAGCACAGAAGGTCGCAGAgggtggaggatgaggaggacatCGGCGTTCCAGGAGCTGAAGATGCAGACAAGGACGATGGCGATGAGTTGGAGTCAGACGAGGAAGAGCTGCTGAGGGTGATGGCTCGCTGTAATCCCATTTTCATCTCATTCACTAAGTAA
- the LOC122775705 gene encoding cadherin-related family member 5 isoform X2 has product MACLPELRWTGAEAVFCSLLILLHVFTATGMSGWGGGCLDGQDVFTRITENSRSGEVVAELRVKEVEWTLEGQDAGWFFLDERHIRLNVSADRPLDREVLGPLLMANLICSYEDTLQIAYRIAVEIMNENDNAPVFAENTTLFFTISELTPVNSVAFTVQAVDADKDHIIYSIDQTSPDAEYFKVDVPTSGKVILSKPLDYETKNLLTVTIHAVEMNTAESYETTANVSIQIVDADDQYPQFLPCSLLLQHETSHICTSPVYTVNVTEGEEDIVLEFSPGPIYAVDGDRGIRTPVSYAILSGDDEGRFLMDRQTGAMRLIRGVIDRIPTPMLHLQVMAYQDNDPRKYAVATVTVRILATNLFNPEFDSAEYHGFVTAGKSHASLVNTYGDKVLMLHVQDRDFQHGFNPMMSYTFSPTSNHTNIYQVTEEGLLIARTNQLTPKHKHVIEVKAIDQESGDAAFTTVVIEVLSEGQPVPHSPVREQRLTGCTVGKAFFLSMVMMTVFGCVVYMVMWLKKRQKGKRNPLERGCVAEGKHPNVSLRCFQLHHPPGSALLPRTCSTYNHCCTQHHRHPHGRCVQPRHALLLRFHGNQKLSHLPRSHCGYTRRKPGLLSTYHARGTSCSTT; this is encoded by the exons ATGGCTTGCCTCCCTGAACTGAGGTGGACTGGAGCTGAGGCTGTGTTCTGCTCACTGCTgatcctcctgcatgtgttcacAGCCACAG GGATGTCAGGGTGGGGTGGTGGATGTTTGGATGGTCAGGATGTCTTCACGAGGATAACAGAAAACAGCCGTTCAGGAGAGGTCGTGGCTGAGCTCAGGGTGAAGGAGGTGGAGTGGACACTGGAGGGACAGGACGCGGGGTGGTTCTTCTTGGATGAAAGACATATCCGGCTGAACGTATCAGCTGACAGGCCTCTGGACCGAGAG GTCCTCGGTCCCCTCCTCATGGCCAATCTCATATGTTCTTACGAGGACACACTTCAA ATCGCGTACAGGATCGCTGTGGAGATTATGAACGAGAATGACAACGCACCCGTGTTTGCAGAAAACACCACTCTGTTTTTTACCATCAGTGAG CTAACTCCTGTGAACAGTGTGGCCTTCACTGTCCAGGCGGTCGACGCAGATAAAGACCACATCATTTACTCCATCGACCAGACTTCg CCTGATGCTGAGTATTTCAAGGTTGACGTCCCAACCAGTGGAAAAGTCATCCTGTCCAAACCTCTGGACTATGAGACTAAGAATCTGCTCACTGTGACCATCCACGCAGTG GAAATGAACACAGCAGAGAGTTACGAGACCACCGCCAACGTCTCCATCCAGATCGTGGACGCAGATGACCAGTACCCACAGTTCTTACCCTGCTCGCTGCTTCTCCAACATGAGACCAGTCACATCTGCACCAGCCCTGTGTACACAGTCAATGtaacagagggggaggag gACATTGTACTGGAGTTCTCTCCTGGTCCCATTTATGCAGTGGATGGAGACAGAGGAATCAGAACTCCTGTCAGCTATGCTATACTCTCAG GAGACGATGAAGGCCGTTTcctgatggacagacagacaggagcgATGAGACTGATTCGGGGAGTCATCGACAGAATCCCAACTCCAATGCTGCACCTTCAGGTCATG GCATACCAGGATAATGACCCTAGGAAATATGCTGTTGCCACAGTGACAGTCCGAATTCTGGCCACAAACCTCTTTAATCCAGAGTTTGACAGTGCAGAATATCATGGATTTGTAACAGCTGGAAAGAGCCATGCCTCTCTGGTCAACACCTACGGTGACAAAGTGTTGATGTTACATGTTCAAGACCGGGATTTtcagcat GGCTTCAATCCCATGATGTCCTACACCTTCAGTCCCACATCCAATCACACAAACATCTACCAGGTCACAGAGGAGGGGCTTCTGATTGCCAGGACCAATCAGCTtacaccaaaacacaaacatgttattGAG GTGAAAGCTATAGACCAAGAGTCAGGTGATGCTGCCTTTACGACTGTAGTGATCGAGGTGTTGTCTGAGGGACAACCAG TTCCTCATAGTCCAGTGAGAGAGCAGCGCCTGACAGGCTGTACTGTGGGCAAAGCCTTCTTCCTGAGCATGGTGATGATGACGGTGTTTGGATGTGTCGTTTACATGGTGATGTGGCTGAAGAAGAGACAAAAGGGGAAGAGGAACCCACTGGAGAGAGGCTGTGTTGCTGAGGGCAAACACCCCAACGTG AGTTTACGGTGCTTCCAACTG CACCACCCACCAGGATCCGCCCTCCTGCCAAGGACTTGTTCCACCTATAACCACTGCTGCACCCAACACCACCGCCATCCCCATGGAAGGTGTGTCCAGCCACGTCACGCTCTATTGCTGCGATTCCACGGCAACCAAAAGCTCTCCCACCTTCCACGTAGCCACTGTGGCTACACACGAAGAAAACCTGGACTCCTCAGCACCTATCATGCCCGTGGAACCTCCTGCTCCACCACCTGA